Below is a genomic region from Marinifilum sp. JC120.
CCTTATTGCCTATGCCGATGCCATTATAGTTGATTTTCTCTCTACAGATGAAAAGAAACTGGAACGCATATGCGACATGTGTCGGGAGTACGACACCAAGCTTATCGCCAAACGTGTGGAAAACACCGACCAGTTCAATATGGCCCAAAAACTGGGGTTCAATTTTTTTCAAGGCTTTTATTTCAAACGACCGGAAAATATAAAAGGGCGCAAGCTCCGCTCCGGGGAAATTGTAAAGCTCAAACTGCTCAAGTTGATTGAAGACCCTTCCCCGGACTTCGAAGCCCTTGCCGAAGCCTTGCAGAACGATGTTTCTATCAGCTTCCGTTTGTTGACCCTGCTCAACTCTCCAACTTTTGGATTTACGCAAAAGATAACTTCCATCAAGCAGGCCCTTGTTCTCGCCGGATGGAAAATGCTTAAAAACTGGCTGCGGGTTATTCTGCTCACTGACCTAACCCCAAAAGAGAAGAGCCGGGAACTGCCGCAATTGGCCACTCAAAGAGCTAAATTTCTGCAATTACTCGCCCAGAACTCTAAGAAAGGACTACCTGCGGACTCTATGTTCCTGCTTGGACTTTTTTCCCTACTCGGTGCTATGTTCGATCTGCCCATGAAAGAACTGACCAGCTACCTGCCCCTTGAGGAGGAAATCACTCAGGCTCTATGCGGGGATGAAAACCTTTACAGCAGGTATTTGGATATTACCACTTTCTTTGAATCGGGAGACTGGGAAAATCTTGACTTTTTACTGGATGAAATGGAGTTGGACCCGGTGATGGTTTCAAAAAGCTATTATGACTCTACCCGCTGGGCCAACGGTTTTTTCCAGATCCCAGGCTCATCCTGATCAAAACGCTTTCAGCGCAAGCACCTAAACAGGAGCCAACATGCCGCACTCATGCCATAGTGATGAAAATGCGAAGCTGAACATCCTGATTACCGGGAAAAGCCCGATAATCCATACCCTCATGCCCGTTCTGCACGATTTCGGACATGCGGTATCCATAACCCTCTCCCCAAGAGAAACCCTCTTCACCTATGCCAGCCAGCAACCGGATCTGGTTATCATGGCCGAGCAGGACGAAACCTGCCAGACCTTCTCCAGCATCCGCGAGGTAAACGAAGAAGCCGAAGCCCTTTTCATCATTGACACCGCAAAGCCGGAATCTTTTGAACCGCTTTTTGATTTCAGCAACATTTCCTTTTTGCCTTCCTCTGCACCTAAAGAGAAGCTGCTCACATTCATCAACAACTTTCAGGCCCAGCATGTCCGTAAAAAAAAGCATGAGGAGGACGCCAAGCTCTTCGGCCTGATCATGCAGAGCCTGCCTTTTCCTGCACTTTTGATAAGTACCAAAACCGAGAAAACCATCCTCGCCAACAAGGCCGCTCATGACCAGCTCCCGGTTTTTGAATATGAACAGGCTCCGCCTTTCATGTCTGCACTTTCCGGTGAAGTGCGCCAGAATCTTTTTTCAGATCTGGAATCCTACCATCTCCACTACCTGAAATCAGTCAATGCCTACGAAAGGTTCTGGGATCTGACAATAGATCAGGTAGCCCCCTCAATTTTCATGCTGCTTGCCGTGGATGTCACCGAGCAACGCCAGCAGCTGCAACTGCGCGAAGAGATGGAACGCATTGCACGACACGACCTGCGCTCCCCCACAGCCAATATTGTAGGAATGTCCCGCATCCTTGAAACCGAAGCAGGACTTGCTGATGAATTCCAGCAGTTGGCCGAAATAGTGCGCAAGACCAGTGAACGCATGATCCGCCAGATCGACACTTCTCTGACCCTGATCCGCTTGGAAACAGGCTCACTCAAGGCGGACGCCCACCCCTTCAACCTCTATAGTGCCATAAGTGCCGCGACAGGTGACTTAAGCCAGTTGGTAGAGGATAAACAGCTGACAATTACCAGTCTGCTGGACGGGGAACCGCTCACCGAAGAATGCTCTATTGTCTGCTACGGCGAAGCTTCGCTGATTATCACAATGTTTTCCAATCTGCTGAAGAACGCAGCAGAAGCTGCTCCTGAAAACTCTACAATTACCATCAACATCACTGAAAACAGCCGCTTTATCACCACCAAGATACATAACTTCGGCGAAATCCCGGTCAGCATCCGTGATACCTTTTTTGACCGCTACACCACCTACGGAAAGAAAAAGGGAACCGGGCTTGGAACCTACAGCGCAAGACTCATCGCCAGCGGGTCCGGTGGAGATATTTCATTCACAACTTCTGAAGAAAAGGGTACGACCCTGATCACAACAATCCCGAAACCACCAATTAAATAAAACAGGACCAGAGAATGGCTGCTAAAAAAAAACCACGTCCGCTACTCGTCTTTGCAGATGAGGACGGAAAAATATATGATCATCCTGAACTTGAAATGATGTGCCGCCGGGGTGATGAACTCTTCCAGCCCAAGCCCGAAGAATACATTCCCCTGCCCCCGGACAGTGAGTTTTTCCTGCTACCGGGACGTTACCCTATCGGCCTTGACCCGGAAACCGGAGAAGTGGTCGAAATGGAAGGCACTGCTGTTACAGCCTTTCCCTGTCCCGGACATACCCTTACCGGGCTTGCCGCCTATGGCAACACCGAAGATGCACCGGTACTGCCCATGTTTTCTTACGGCGCAGTAGGTTATGCCAATGGAAAATTTTGGGTTACCGCAAAACAGGTGGACGAGGACAAACGTCAGGTCTTCACCAAAATTCCCAACAAAAAAATCGATGCCGGTGCCCACCGCATGATGAAGGAATTTCCTGAGAACAGGCTGGTCAGCCATCTGTGTGGATGCGCCCTCACTTACGGCTGTCCTGCGGCAAAGAACCTCGCTCTCGGCCGTTTTGAGGCTCCCCTGCCCACAGCCAGAACCTGCAACGCCCGCTGTATCGGCTGTATTTCCGAACAGCCCGAAGATTCCGGTTTTCCATCACCGCAGGAACGCATCAAGTTCACCCCCACTGCCCAGGAAATCACCGAGGTCATGCACTACCACCTCAAGCGTGAACGCAAGCCCGTTTTTTCTTTCGGGCAGGGCTGTGAAGGCGAGCCACTCACCGAGCATGTATTGCTTGCCGAGGCGATCAAAAAATTTCGCGACGAAGGCGGAATCGGGACCGTAAACATCAACACCAACGGCTCCATCACCGAATCAATGGAACCGCTGGCTGAAGCTGGGCTCAACTCTATCAGGGTCAGCCTGAACAGTTTACGTGAACCTGTTTACAATGCCTACTACCGTCCCAAGGGCTACAAATTTGACGATGTTGTGGCAACCATTGCCAAAGCCAAAGAACTGGGGCTGCACGTATCTCTGAACTATCTCTATTTTCCCGGTATCAGCGATACTGAATTTGAAGTCAGTGCGCTCATTGAAATAGCCAAGCAGACCAAATTCGATTTCATCCAGCTACGCAACCTGAACATCGACCCCGACCTGTACATGGAGCTTATGGAGCCACATGAATTCGGTCCGGGCATGGGATTCGTGAATTTCCGCAAACGGATTAAGACCGAATGTCCATGGGTCGGATTCGGATACTTCAACCCCTATCTTGGGGATGGAGTGAAGAAGGATTAGATTGCCTCTGGCAGCCCTCCGGGGGCCAAAGAACCCTTTTGAAAAAGGGTTCTCTGGACTCTCCTAAAACTTTTAAGGATAAGAAATAAAATTCAAACAAGGGGAGATTTGATCAATTGGATCAGATCTCCCTTTTTCTTTTGAGTGTGCTAACTTCCCAGTCGCCTTTCACCCGTGTATAAGAAAGTGATGAACAGACGGTCCATTTTCTTCAGCGCATGTATATTTCTGCTGCTGATCTTCACCATCCCGCAATCCGTACCTGCAAAAAGCAGCTTCGGCCTGAACTGGCAGTTCTCAGTGAATCTGCCACAGGCGGGAATATCTGGAATTCTCAAGGGATATATTGAACATCTTCAGGGAACAAATTTCAGGTTCAGCGGCGAATTCCTGAATAAAAAAGGACCACTCAAATCCGGACCCATAAACGTTACAACCACATTTAGTCTCAACTCAGGCTTATTACAGCTACAAAATTTTGCTCTCAAAATTAAAAAGCTGGAAACAAACTTACCCCAACTTGGATTAAAAAATCCCGACCTGAGTATTACCGGGAACGGGATTATTGATCCTGCTTCAGGTGCGGCAGACCTCAAGAATTTACACATCAAAGCTGGTAATCTCCCCGAACTCAAAACCAGATTGACTTTTTCCCCAGCCAATAATGGCAACTGCCTGCTGAAAATTAATAACCCCATGCCCTTGCTTGAGCGGATAGTGGAGCTAAATTTCCCGGACTTTAAGAAATGGGACAAGGAAGGAAAATTCACGCTAACTCTTGGGCTGAACAAGATACATACCTCTCCGGAAGCTCTTCTGCGATTTGACTTCAAAAACCTTTCTGCCGCATCACCGGACGGCATGGCACTTGTGGACAGTGTCGCCGGAAACATTGAAGCCCATAGCCAGATGGAAACTCCGCAACCTGCCCTGAAAATTAATTTGAATTCCGGGGAAGCACTTTACGATACATTCTATGTGAATCTTACTGACCACCCTCTACAAGCTGAAATTAAATCCACTGTGCCTGACAAAACAGGTAACCTTGAACTTAAGACCCTCATTAATTGGGGGGCTATGGGAAGTTTGAAAGCGGGGGCGCGGATACAAGAAATTTTCCAAAACCTCTCATTTTCCGGCAAAGCAGAATACCAGGCAGCCGAGCTGTCCGTTCCATTCAGGACATTTGCAATTGATCCTTTTTCTCTGGAAGGACTGGATGGTAGCGGTAAATTTGCCCTGCATTGCGCCTTTAACGGTACAAAACAGAAAACTCACCTGCGCGGGGAAATGAGCTTTGAAAATTGCACGGTGAATAAAACTGAAACCGTGTTCAGTGGAATTAAGGCAGGTCTACCTTTTGTACTCTCACTCAATGAAAATTTTCTACCGCAAGCGGATAAAACCCTGCCCTATATCCCGTCCGGCATGGTCAGCTTTAAAAATATTTCTGCTGGAAATCTAAAGATAGAAAATTTTGCTTTCCCCATCAGCGTATCATCCAATTCAATTGAATTCGGAACTATCCCGACTATTAATCTTGAAGGAGGCACCCTCAATTTTTCAGACTTAAAGATGCGCCATCCCTTCAATGATGACTTCGTACTCAAGGGGGAAATTGTAGCTAACAACATAAACCTACTGCCTCTTTCACCAGAATCACTGCCCGTCGATGGACAGATCAGCGGAGACCTAAAATTCTGGTTACTCAAGGATCACCTTTCCACCAGCGGTAAGCTGTTCGGTAAGGTCTATGACGGAGAGATGGAGATTGATGAAATTTTCGCGGAAAATCCATTTGAAGATTCCCGGCAGTACGGTGCAGATTTCAGTGTAAAACATCTTAATCTGGAACCGCTCAGTCAGGCTCTGGACATCGGACGCATTACCGGACGCATGGACCTCGACCTGACCGAGCTAGTCATTGCTTATGATCAGCCTGCGGCTTTCCATCTGCTGGCCCGGACAACTCCCGGTTCCGGTAAATCCGGGGATATCAGTCTCAAGGCAGTTAACACCCTCTCGGTAATTGGTACTGGTTCCGGACTGACCGGGGCTGGCGTAGGGATGTTTTCTCAATTTTTCAAAGAATTCGGATATGCAGGTCTCGGCCTTGAATGTACACTCGATGACGACATCTTCAAGATTAGAGGCTTGATCAGAGATGACGATATCGAGTACATTATTAAAAGGCCGCCCTTGTTCGGCATCAACGTAATCAACAGCAACCCCGAAAACCTGATCAGCTTTTCAGACATGCTTAAAAGGCTGAAAAGGGTCATCGGCAATTAACAGCACAGGAGTTTACCATGCTCAAAAAAACCGCGCAGGTTTTAACATTTCTCAGCCTTCTTTCCTTTGTCGCCTGTGTGACAGTGAACATATACTTCCCGGCAGCCAAGGTAGAACGGGCAGCTGAGGATATTGTGGAAGACGTATACGGAACTGATACCAAGCAACAGAACAAGGACGATCAATCCGCACTGGAAACCTTCCTCGCCATAATGGCCCCGCAGGCCGCGCATGCCCAAGTGAGCAAATCCGAGATAAACAAAAGCTCCAACTCCGCCATCCGGGGTTTGAAAAACACCATTGCCAATGACCACAAAAAACTGATCCCATACTACAATTCAGGCAACATCGGCATCAACAATGAAGGATACGTTCAGATCATTAACAAAGACGGACTGAATATCAAACAGACCGCCGCACTGCGTCGCCTTGTATCGCAAGACAACGACACCCGCGACCAGCTTTACACTGAAGTAGCAGCTTCCATGAATATTGCCGGCAGCGAGATCGGAAAAGTTAAGGCTATCTTTGCTGAAAAATGGCAGGAAGGCGCGCCCTCCGGCTGGTTTATTCAGAGCCAGAGCGGCAAGTGGCAAAGGAAATAAAGGTTTAGAAGCCCATGCCTTTTGATAACAGCTATGGACGGCTGGATAGTAAATTCTACCAGCGCATAAATCCCACCCCGGTAAAGCACCCCCGGCTCATACTCGTGAACCGAGAACTTGCCGGGGAAATGGAATTCCCATTGCCGGAAGCAGATTCTGAACTTGCACAGCTCTTCTCCGGCAACAAAATGCCGCAGGGATCAGATCCGCTGGCTCAAGTTTATGCCGGACATCAATTCGGCAATTTCGTGCCCCGTTTGGGTGACGGACGCGCTGTCCTGCTCGGCGAATTCATCAACAGCAACGGCCAGCGCTACGATATCCAGCTCAAAGGGGCTGGCCAAACCATGTATTCGCGTAATGGTGATGGCCGCTCCCCGCTTGGCCCGGTTATCCGCGAATACATTGTCAGCGAAGCTATGTTTCGGCTGGGTATTCCTACCACCCGCGCCCTTGCCATGGTTTCCAGCGGAGAAAAAGTCTTCCGTGAAGAGGAATTTCCCGGCGCGGTCTTCACCCGTGTTGCCTCCAGTCACATCAGGATCGGCAGCTTTGAGTATTATGCCGCCCGTAACGATCACGAAGGCATAAAAACACTGGCCGATTACGCCATAGACCGCCATTATCCGGAACTTAAAGATGTGAGGAATCCCTATGCGGCATTCCTCGGCAGGGTCTGCTCTGTTCAAGCACGACTGGTAGCAAAATGGATGCGGGTCGGGTTCATCCACGGTGTCATGAATACCGATAACACCACAATTTCCGGTGAGACCATTGATTACGGTCCCTGCGCTTTCATGGACGGTTATGATCCGGCAACAGTATTCAGTTCCATCGACCATTACGGCAGGTATGCATACGCACGCCAACCGTCCATTGCCCAGTGGAATCTGGCCGGGCAGGGCGGATGTCTGCTTCCCCTAATCCACAAGGACCCGGATGTAGCCAAAGTCCGCGCGGAAGAAATAGTGCAGGGATTCGGAGCTGAATTCAGAAACCACTACTTTTCTGAAATGTGCAGCAAGATAGGTCTTCCCCCGAAAGAGCGCAGCCATGAACTGCTTGATAATTTTTTGCAGATTATGCAGGAGTCCAAAACAGACTTCACCCTCAGCTTTCGGATGCTGAGTAAAGCCGTTTTAGGTGAAACAAATCCGCTGCTTGAACTTTTTAGCGATCAAGCCAAGATCATGGACTGGCTGGATAAATGGAAAAATGAACTGACCTGGCAAAACATCAATAGCAAAGAAGCAGCCCAAACCATGGACCGCAACAATCCGGCCTTTATTCCCCGCAACCACCGCGTGGAGCAGGCAATCACCGCCGCAGTAAAGCAAAATGATTTCGAACCGACTAAAAAACTCATCAACATTCTGCGCCATCCTTACGAAGATCAGCCGGAGAACGTTGAATATACGACTCCGCCGAAACCAACAGAGCGGGTTTACCAGACATTTTGTGGCACTTAAGCAAAAACAAGCCCGGAGTATATATGAGATACCCCATACATATAATATTTTGTGCAACCCTGTTGTTTATGGGGATATTTACTGTTCTACCCACTCCCTCATACGCTGACAACTTTGAAGACGGCTTAGTAGCCTACCAGCAAGGAGATTACGAACTTGCGGGCAGAAAATTCCTCGAAGCTGCCGACCAAGGTCATGCTGAAGCCATGTATAATCTGGGAGTAATGTATACTCGCGGAATCGGTATGGAGCAGGACTTTTCTCAAGCGGCAATGTGGTTCAGCAAAGCAGCCGATCAAGGCTCGACTGGTGCACAGTACAACCTGGCAATGATGTATGCCAACGGCATGGGAGTTAAGCAGGATCTTGCCCGCGCCGTACAATTGTACCGTCCTATTGCCGACCATGGATTCGCTGAAGCCCAGAACAACCTCGGCTCAATGTATGAAAAAGGATTGGGAGTAACACAAAATTATAAAATTGCCCTGTCATGGTATCGCAAAGCTGCGGAACAAGGACTGGCTATGGCCCAATACAATCTGGCCATAATGTATGCCCACGGCGTGGGAACTCCACAGGATCTAAAGCAGGCTGCGGCATGGTATCGCAAAGCTGCAAAGCAAGGTAATGCAATGGCCCAGAACAACCTTGGGCTTATGTATGACAGTGGAAAAGGGGTTGAGCAGAATTACTCTGTTGCGGCTCAATGGTACCGCCGGGCCGCTGAACAGGATTTTGCAGGGGCACAACTCAATCTCGGGCGGCTTTACGAAAACGGTCAGGGTGTGCCACAGGATTACACGCAGGCTGCTCAATGGTACATGAAGGCTGCGGAACAGGGATTGGTTAAAGCCCAGCACGACATGGCCCTTATGTACTCAAAGGGATTGGGAGTACCTCAGAACGACTCACATGCGGTACTCTGGTACTTAACCGCCGCAGAGCAGGGTTATGCTCTCTCCCAGTACAATCTGGGACTTATGTTTGACAACGGACAGGGTGTAAAGCAGGACCACGCCAGAGCAGCCCTCTGGTACTTAAAGGCTGCGAAACAGGGAGTTCCTGAAGCCCAGTATAACATCGGCGCAATGTATGAAAACGGTCAGGGAGTTCCGCAGGATGACATTCAGGCATACATGTGGTTCAGCCTGTCTGCCACGCGAGGAATTAAACAGGCCATAGAAAGTAGGTCCAGACTCAAAAACAGAATGACCCAATCAGAGATAAATGAGGCACTGGAACTGGCGGATAAATGGGAACCATCCCACGGGCGATGATTATAGATTGAAAAAGATGAAATAAAAAAACCCTCAAACCAAACGGTTCGAGGGCTTTAAACATATCAACAATAAAAACTAGAAATTAACTTTAACCTGCTCGGAATCTCCGTCACGGCGAGTAATTTCACCGATCTTCCATGAGTTGAGCTTCATTCCGGCCAGTCTGTTGAGCACATCTTCTTCACGGTCTTTGGCTACAACGAGGATGTATCCGATACCGGTGTTGAAGATTTGCAGCATTTCAGGCCAGCTGAGATCGCCCTGTTCTTTGAGCCAATTAAACACGGGAGAAACTTCCCATGAATTAAAGTTGATTTCAGCGGTAACCTGCTTGGGCAGGATGCGGGGTACGTTGTCGTAAAAACCGCCGCCGGTCACATGAACCATACCCTTGATCTCAATATCGCGGGAAAGGTTGTGAACCGCATCAACGTAGATTCTGGTGGGAGTCAGCAGGGCTTCACCAATTTTACGATCAGTTCCGGGCAGCAGATCATCTGCCTTAAGACCGGACTCATCAAAAATCTTACGCACCAGAGAATAACCGTTGGAATGGATACCGGAAGATTCCAGACCGATGATGGAATCCCCAATGGTAATGGAGGAACCGTCTACGATCTTGGTGTTATCCACCATACCTACACAGAAACCGGAAAGGTCATACTCGCCGTCAGCATAAAAGCCGGGCATTTCAGCGGTCTCACCGCCGAGCAGCGCACAGCCGGACTGCTTACAGCCTTCCACAACACCCGCGATAACTTCTTCAGCCACACCGGACTCAAGTTTACCTGTTGCGAAGTAGTCGAGGAAAAACAGGGGTTTTGCGCCCTGCACGAGAATGTCGTTTACGCTCATAGCCACAAGGTCGATACCGATGGTATCGTGCTTGTCCACGGCAAAAGCGAGTTTAAGCTTGGTTCCCACGCCGTCGGCACCTGCCACCAGCACGGGCTCTTCCATCTGAGTAAGGTCAAGCTTGAACAGCCCGCCGAACCCGCCAATATCAGTGACCACACCCTTGGTGAAAGTGGAACCCACCATACCTTTAATGCGACCAATAAAATCATTAGCCGCGTCGATATCTACACCGGCGGCTTTATATGCATCAGAACGACTTGCCATATTAATTTCTCCTAACAGTCTCTAAGAACGGACTGTATATGCTGAATCCCGCATAAGTTCAAGGAACAACATCACCCATTTCCCGCTGCCGGGAAAAGAAAAAGGTCCATTGTTTGCACAGGACCAAATAAGAGTTTATACTATGCCACGGAGAAATACCATGTACAAGAAAACTTTGCTCATCGCTTTTATTATTTTAGGGGTGCTCCTATGCGGCAACGCCATCGCAGGAACCAAGTTCATCAACAAAGATACCGCCAAGGACCGCAAGCCCATCCGTATGGGTACCGGGAACGGCAACAAGAGCCAGATCACAATCCAATCAGACAATGATTCCAATACCATACGTGTGTCTCCCAAAAAGAAAAACAAGGACAAAGAAGATCAGCAGGTCGGCCCCATTTTCGTGGTCCCTGAAATTAAACCGTAGTCACAACTCATAAGGAAAAGCATGCTTCATCCCGCCAGACTCTGGAAATCCCTCAAGGACAGCAAGGTCCAATGTCGCCTGTGCAGCCACTTTTGCATAATTGACGAAAACGAACACGGCAATTGCGGGGTTCGGCAAAATGTTGACGGCCAACTCATGACCCGCACCTATGAACTGGTTGCCGCACTTAATGTGGACCCGGTGGAGAAAAAGCCGCTCTATCATTTCCTGCCCGGCACCAGTACATTTTCACTGGGCACGCAGGGCTGTAATTTCGGCTGCACCTTCTGTCAGAACGCTTCCCTTTCCCAGCATCCCAAAACAGGTAGGGAAATAACCGGACAGAAAGTAACCCCGGAGATTCTGGTGGAAGCGGCTATGGGTCACAAATGCGATTCCATCTCCTACACCTATTCCGAACCGACCATATTTTTCGAACTGATGCAGGATACCGCCCGGATCGCTCACGATAAGGGACTCAAAAACATAATGGTTTCCAACGGCTTCCAAAGCCCGGACTGCATCGAAGAACTGACCGGGCTGATCGATGCCGCCAACATCGACCTCAAAGCTTTTAATGATGACTTCTACCGGAATGTCTGCTCCGGCCGCTTGAATCCGGTATTAGAAAATCTCAAGCACATGAAAAAAAACGGCTGGTGGGTGGAAGTAACCACTCTGCTCATCCCCGGCAAAAACGATTCCCCGGACGAACTGAAGCAGCTGGCCACCTTCATAGCCAATGAACTGGGCAAGGAAGTACCGTGGCATATTTCCCGCTTCCACCCGGATTACAAAATGCAGGACTGCCCGGTCACATCCATGGAAGCCCTGCAACTGGCAAGAAAGGCCGGGACCAACGCAGGCCTCG
It encodes:
- a CDS encoding HDOD domain-containing protein, which produces MSRKKPLYDKTFFARQPILMPDQSVWGYELLFRNSGEATTAVISDSYKATLRVAANLCASPGENLPDNVKLVVNFSHKAIMDKVPYSLPAGKTVVQIPETTPPTPNLIKALKELSKDGFYIAIDDFEARPQGEFLIAYADAIIVDFLSTDEKKLERICDMCREYDTKLIAKRVENTDQFNMAQKLGFNFFQGFYFKRPENIKGRKLRSGEIVKLKLLKLIEDPSPDFEALAEALQNDVSISFRLLTLLNSPTFGFTQKITSIKQALVLAGWKMLKNWLRVILLTDLTPKEKSRELPQLATQRAKFLQLLAQNSKKGLPADSMFLLGLFSLLGAMFDLPMKELTSYLPLEEEITQALCGDENLYSRYLDITTFFESGDWENLDFLLDEMELDPVMVSKSYYDSTRWANGFFQIPGSS
- a CDS encoding sensor histidine kinase — encoded protein: MPHSCHSDENAKLNILITGKSPIIHTLMPVLHDFGHAVSITLSPRETLFTYASQQPDLVIMAEQDETCQTFSSIREVNEEAEALFIIDTAKPESFEPLFDFSNISFLPSSAPKEKLLTFINNFQAQHVRKKKHEEDAKLFGLIMQSLPFPALLISTKTEKTILANKAAHDQLPVFEYEQAPPFMSALSGEVRQNLFSDLESYHLHYLKSVNAYERFWDLTIDQVAPSIFMLLAVDVTEQRQQLQLREEMERIARHDLRSPTANIVGMSRILETEAGLADEFQQLAEIVRKTSERMIRQIDTSLTLIRLETGSLKADAHPFNLYSAISAATGDLSQLVEDKQLTITSLLDGEPLTEECSIVCYGEASLIITMFSNLLKNAAEAAPENSTITINITENSRFITTKIHNFGEIPVSIRDTFFDRYTTYGKKKGTGLGTYSARLIASGSGGDISFTTSEEKGTTLITTIPKPPIK
- a CDS encoding radical SAM protein; this translates as MAAKKKPRPLLVFADEDGKIYDHPELEMMCRRGDELFQPKPEEYIPLPPDSEFFLLPGRYPIGLDPETGEVVEMEGTAVTAFPCPGHTLTGLAAYGNTEDAPVLPMFSYGAVGYANGKFWVTAKQVDEDKRQVFTKIPNKKIDAGAHRMMKEFPENRLVSHLCGCALTYGCPAAKNLALGRFEAPLPTARTCNARCIGCISEQPEDSGFPSPQERIKFTPTAQEITEVMHYHLKRERKPVFSFGQGCEGEPLTEHVLLAEAIKKFRDEGGIGTVNINTNGSITESMEPLAEAGLNSIRVSLNSLREPVYNAYYRPKGYKFDDVVATIAKAKELGLHVSLNYLYFPGISDTEFEVSALIEIAKQTKFDFIQLRNLNIDPDLYMELMEPHEFGPGMGFVNFRKRIKTECPWVGFGYFNPYLGDGVKKD
- a CDS encoding DUF1318 domain-containing protein, with amino-acid sequence MLKKTAQVLTFLSLLSFVACVTVNIYFPAAKVERAAEDIVEDVYGTDTKQQNKDDQSALETFLAIMAPQAAHAQVSKSEINKSSNSAIRGLKNTIANDHKKLIPYYNSGNIGINNEGYVQIINKDGLNIKQTAALRRLVSQDNDTRDQLYTEVAASMNIAGSEIGKVKAIFAEKWQEGAPSGWFIQSQSGKWQRK
- a CDS encoding YdiU family protein gives rise to the protein MPFDNSYGRLDSKFYQRINPTPVKHPRLILVNRELAGEMEFPLPEADSELAQLFSGNKMPQGSDPLAQVYAGHQFGNFVPRLGDGRAVLLGEFINSNGQRYDIQLKGAGQTMYSRNGDGRSPLGPVIREYIVSEAMFRLGIPTTRALAMVSSGEKVFREEEFPGAVFTRVASSHIRIGSFEYYAARNDHEGIKTLADYAIDRHYPELKDVRNPYAAFLGRVCSVQARLVAKWMRVGFIHGVMNTDNTTISGETIDYGPCAFMDGYDPATVFSSIDHYGRYAYARQPSIAQWNLAGQGGCLLPLIHKDPDVAKVRAEEIVQGFGAEFRNHYFSEMCSKIGLPPKERSHELLDNFLQIMQESKTDFTLSFRMLSKAVLGETNPLLELFSDQAKIMDWLDKWKNELTWQNINSKEAAQTMDRNNPAFIPRNHRVEQAITAAVKQNDFEPTKKLINILRHPYEDQPENVEYTTPPKPTERVYQTFCGT
- a CDS encoding phosphoribosylformylglycinamidine cyclo-ligase produces the protein MASRSDAYKAAGVDIDAANDFIGRIKGMVGSTFTKGVVTDIGGFGGLFKLDLTQMEEPVLVAGADGVGTKLKLAFAVDKHDTIGIDLVAMSVNDILVQGAKPLFFLDYFATGKLESGVAEEVIAGVVEGCKQSGCALLGGETAEMPGFYADGEYDLSGFCVGMVDNTKIVDGSSITIGDSIIGLESSGIHSNGYSLVRKIFDESGLKADDLLPGTDRKIGEALLTPTRIYVDAVHNLSRDIEIKGMVHVTGGGFYDNVPRILPKQVTAEINFNSWEVSPVFNWLKEQGDLSWPEMLQIFNTGIGYILVVAKDREEDVLNRLAGMKLNSWKIGEITRRDGDSEQVKVNF
- the amrS gene encoding AmmeMemoRadiSam system radical SAM enzyme, encoding MLHPARLWKSLKDSKVQCRLCSHFCIIDENEHGNCGVRQNVDGQLMTRTYELVAALNVDPVEKKPLYHFLPGTSTFSLGTQGCNFGCTFCQNASLSQHPKTGREITGQKVTPEILVEAAMGHKCDSISYTYSEPTIFFELMQDTARIAHDKGLKNIMVSNGFQSPDCIEELTGLIDAANIDLKAFNDDFYRNVCSGRLNPVLENLKHMKKNGWWVEVTTLLIPGKNDSPDELKQLATFIANELGKEVPWHISRFHPDYKMQDCPVTSMEALQLARKAGTNAGLEYVYIGNVPGNDNSSTFCPDCHKELLKRYGFEMTNAGLADGMCKYCGCKIDGIF